One part of the Sporosarcina ureae genome encodes these proteins:
- a CDS encoding SH3 domain-containing protein, protein MEKRSTSSTNAKSNKNKIILTILSVAVIAVSVFLFTVIKDNKTIKQADSLVAIGKYENGIAIYDTMLTKKYSDDVMAKRENAIELMEANENYERGMESLDHNDRYKALKYFSKVPENDTKLYEKATTELQDIEDVTAAEIEELIGDQEFDEAHDIVNAYLKAAPGSARISNLKDTLLAIEKDVTKKNAVAKAEEDQKIAQAKSEEEKQAKAIEDEKRKQEAIAIASAKSKETGKWELEQARITGANLVNKTLYTTSKIANLRDAPTLGGNVGIVLYKGTEVYILETHVESASRTWCKVRAYTNEGSYVGWISYNTMNNSIP, encoded by the coding sequence ATGGAAAAGAGGAGTACTAGTTCCACAAACGCTAAAAGCAATAAAAATAAAATCATTTTAACTATATTATCCGTGGCAGTCATTGCGGTAAGTGTATTTTTATTCACTGTCATTAAAGACAATAAAACGATCAAGCAAGCAGATTCATTGGTTGCGATAGGAAAGTATGAAAATGGCATCGCAATCTATGACACGATGCTAACGAAGAAATACTCGGACGATGTAATGGCAAAGCGTGAAAATGCGATTGAATTAATGGAAGCAAATGAAAATTATGAGCGAGGCATGGAGTCACTAGATCATAATGATCGATACAAAGCGCTGAAGTATTTTTCAAAAGTGCCTGAGAACGATACCAAATTATATGAAAAAGCAACAACTGAATTACAAGACATTGAAGATGTGACTGCTGCCGAAATTGAAGAATTGATAGGGGATCAAGAATTCGATGAAGCTCATGACATCGTGAATGCGTATCTGAAAGCAGCTCCAGGCTCTGCAAGAATCAGCAATTTAAAGGACACTTTACTAGCTATAGAAAAAGATGTTACTAAGAAAAACGCCGTAGCTAAAGCAGAAGAAGATCAAAAGATTGCACAAGCGAAGAGCGAAGAAGAAAAACAGGCAAAAGCGATTGAAGATGAAAAGAGAAAACAAGAAGCCATAGCCATAGCAAGTGCTAAAAGTAAGGAAACAGGTAAGTGGGAATTAGAACAAGCGAGAATAACGGGTGCTAATTTGGTGAATAAAACTCTTTATACAACGAGTAAAATCGCCAATCTAAGAGATGCGCCTACTTTAGGTGGGAATGTGGGAATAGTATTGTATAAAGGAACTGAAGTATATATTTTGGAGACGCACGTAGAGAGTGCTAGTAGAACGTGGTGTAAAGTGAGAGCCTACACAAATGAAGGTTCTTACGTGGGATGGATTTCGTACAATACGATGAATAACAGTATTCCTTAA
- a CDS encoding nucleoside deaminase, translated as MINETDLRHLQRCVELAKEAVDHGDQPFGSVLVSAEGKVLAEDRNRVGNGDATQHPEFALARWAGENMTAEEKKNAVVYTSGEHCPMCSAAHGLVGLGKIVYASSSKQLSEWKKELGVESQSIQSIPIEGVILNAEVEGPVPELAEQVHELHRQYHAK; from the coding sequence ATGATCAATGAAACGGATTTACGGCATTTACAAAGATGTGTGGAGTTGGCGAAAGAAGCAGTAGACCACGGTGATCAGCCGTTTGGTTCGGTACTTGTTTCAGCTGAAGGCAAGGTGTTGGCTGAGGATCGTAATCGGGTAGGAAACGGTGACGCGACGCAACATCCTGAATTTGCTTTGGCACGTTGGGCTGGCGAAAATATGACAGCTGAAGAAAAGAAAAACGCAGTCGTCTATACTTCCGGAGAGCATTGTCCGATGTGCTCGGCTGCTCATGGATTAGTCGGTCTAGGGAAAATCGTGTATGCGAGTTCATCCAAACAGTTATCAGAGTGGAAGAAAGAACTGGGGGTCGAATCCCAAAGCATTCAATCGATTCCGATCGAGGGTGTCATTTTGAACGCGGAAGTGGAAGGGCCTGTTCCAGAACTAGCAGAGCAAGTTCATGAGCTGCATCGCCAGTATCACGCGAAGTAA
- a CDS encoding NAD(P)H-hydrate dehydratase — MITENNAIHALPKRPKHGHKGTFGHVLVLGGSKSYVGAPIFTAKAALHSGAGLVTLGVPEGIYPMAATQLPEALFWPMAETDGHLAVTSCEQESFNSYDVVAVGPGLSRFAGGEEWMKSLWHSLDGQAVVVDADGLYLSRDLLDIISVYDGPVVFTPHPGEMGALLNTTVQDVEANRLDIAKQFALEHRLYLVLKGHRTVITTPEGEVYINPLGSSALGKGGSGDVLTGLIASFLAQGAKPKQALIAATYLHASAGENQSALHSEYGVTAPDIIEGSRKLLHDWTTN; from the coding sequence GTGATTACGGAAAACAATGCCATCCATGCGTTGCCGAAACGACCAAAACATGGACATAAAGGAACATTCGGTCATGTGCTCGTTCTGGGCGGTTCGAAGTCATATGTAGGTGCACCAATCTTCACTGCTAAAGCTGCATTGCATTCGGGTGCGGGGCTTGTGACGCTCGGTGTTCCAGAAGGGATCTATCCGATGGCGGCTACGCAGTTACCCGAAGCACTGTTTTGGCCAATGGCAGAAACGGATGGTCATCTCGCTGTAACTTCATGTGAGCAAGAATCATTCAATTCGTATGACGTAGTGGCGGTCGGACCTGGGTTGAGTCGATTTGCAGGCGGTGAAGAGTGGATGAAAAGTCTATGGCATTCATTGGACGGACAAGCGGTTGTAGTCGATGCGGATGGGTTGTATTTATCACGCGATCTGCTGGACATAATTAGTGTATATGATGGCCCTGTAGTGTTTACACCGCATCCTGGTGAAATGGGTGCTTTGCTGAATACGACCGTACAGGACGTGGAAGCGAATCGATTGGATATAGCGAAACAATTTGCGTTGGAGCATCGGCTGTATTTAGTGTTGAAAGGGCATCGTACGGTTATCACGACACCTGAAGGGGAAGTGTATATTAACCCCTTAGGTAGTAGCGCGCTTGGCAAAGGCGGATCGGGGGATGTGCTGACGGGTTTGATCGCCTCATTCCTTGCTCAAGGAGCTAAACCAAAACAAGCGTTGATTGCGGCAACTTACTTGCATGCGTCAGCTGGTGAAAATCAGTCGGCTCTTCATTCGGAATATGGCGTGACTGCACCTGATATTATTGAAGGTAGCAGAAAGTTATTACATGATTGGACAACAAACTAG
- a CDS encoding aminotransferase class V-fold PLP-dependent enzyme, which yields MTYYYRLAVLPQDAERIHQLNYRAFVEEIPQHASNEQRLLVDPFHEENTYIVCLKDNEIVGMLALRSVRPFSLDKKIGPIEEWLEQKPQHPVEIRLLVVDRAHRRGRAFFGLMQGLVNWCKQAGYDAAVISGTVRELKLYHHMGFEPFADPVGTEEAKYVPMISSFATYEKSAAKRLVAPVVNFLPGPPKIAENVKEAFARDAFSHRSAEYTRLVATVKRQLLDLTGANYVQLLQGTGTLANDAVAAQLTRIGGRGLIVVNGEFGQRLCDHATRFGLVFDCLEQEWGEVLSLEMLAEQLDAQEYSWLWMVHCETSTGVLHELEQITALCRARAVRIAVDCASSIGTVPVNLRDVDFASSVSGKGLASYAGLGLVFHQEAIVPDDTIPRYLDLGQYGKYDGIPYTQSSNAVVALHQALENLLVDPQRRFQRIRYCADRLREGVEGVGVEVLSPKESTNPGILTFVLPKEIGSKRLGDDLLLNGYRTHYESSYLQTRNWLQVAAMNEPSDEEMERFLELLRCLVGGA from the coding sequence ATGACCTATTATTATCGGCTTGCCGTACTTCCACAAGATGCGGAGCGAATTCATCAGTTGAATTATCGGGCGTTTGTGGAAGAAATTCCGCAACATGCATCCAATGAACAGCGTTTGTTGGTCGATCCGTTTCATGAAGAAAATACATACATCGTTTGTTTGAAGGACAATGAAATTGTTGGGATGTTGGCATTGCGTTCAGTTCGTCCGTTTTCATTGGATAAAAAGATTGGTCCGATTGAGGAATGGCTTGAACAAAAGCCACAGCATCCTGTAGAAATTAGATTACTTGTAGTGGATCGAGCACATCGTCGCGGTCGTGCATTTTTCGGTTTGATGCAGGGGCTAGTGAATTGGTGCAAGCAAGCGGGATATGATGCCGCGGTGATTTCGGGTACAGTGCGTGAGCTGAAGCTTTACCATCATATGGGCTTTGAGCCGTTTGCCGATCCGGTCGGTACGGAGGAAGCGAAATATGTGCCGATGATATCGTCGTTCGCCACGTATGAAAAAAGTGCGGCGAAACGTCTCGTTGCGCCTGTCGTGAATTTTTTGCCAGGTCCACCGAAAATTGCTGAAAATGTTAAAGAAGCTTTTGCACGTGACGCATTTTCCCATCGTTCGGCTGAATATACACGATTAGTCGCGACGGTTAAACGTCAATTACTCGACTTAACGGGAGCGAACTACGTCCAGTTGTTACAAGGAACAGGGACGCTTGCGAATGATGCGGTGGCGGCTCAGTTGACTAGAATTGGGGGAAGGGGACTCATTGTAGTCAATGGAGAATTTGGTCAACGGTTATGCGATCATGCGACGCGTTTTGGTTTAGTTTTTGATTGCTTGGAACAAGAATGGGGCGAAGTGTTATCGCTGGAAATGTTAGCGGAGCAATTGGATGCTCAAGAATATAGTTGGCTGTGGATGGTTCATTGTGAAACGTCGACGGGTGTGTTGCATGAGTTGGAACAGATTACAGCACTTTGTCGCGCACGTGCTGTTCGGATTGCTGTGGACTGTGCGAGTTCAATCGGGACAGTGCCTGTGAATTTGCGTGACGTCGATTTCGCTTCTTCAGTTAGTGGGAAAGGACTGGCTTCGTACGCGGGGCTTGGTCTAGTGTTCCATCAAGAGGCGATAGTGCCGGATGATACGATTCCGCGCTATTTGGATCTCGGTCAATATGGGAAATACGATGGAATTCCGTATACGCAGTCGTCTAATGCAGTAGTTGCGTTGCATCAGGCGCTTGAAAATCTATTAGTGGATCCGCAACGCCGTTTTCAGCGTATTCGCTATTGCGCAGATCGTTTGCGTGAGGGTGTAGAAGGGGTAGGTGTGGAGGTGTTGTCGCCGAAAGAGTCAACAAATCCTGGCATTCTGACGTTCGTACTTCCGAAAGAGATAGGTTCGAAGCGTCTCGGTGATGATTTGCTTCTGAATGGCTACCGCACGCATTATGAAAGTAGTTATTTACAGACGCGTAATTGGTTGCAAGTGGCGGCAATGAATGAGCCATCAGATGAGGAGATGGAGAGGTTTCTGGAATTGTTACGTTGTTTAGTAGGGGGTGCGTAA
- a CDS encoding glycerol-3-phosphate acyltransferase: protein MLQLIIFFIIWYVVGSILPALYIGKRKGLDLRVEGSGNPGARNAGRVLGKSMFFIVLFLDAAKGALPILVSRALGFSPELILLMLFAVILGHCFPLFHRLRGGKGAASLLGGMIVFQPLVLLLALIFSGLLYSWIRQKTKAAVLGLSAIIPAIFIGYGEWAGIVAICLVALVVYTHRSYFIN from the coding sequence TTGTTACAGCTCATCATTTTCTTCATCATTTGGTACGTTGTCGGTAGCATATTGCCTGCGCTTTATATAGGAAAAAGAAAAGGACTAGATTTACGTGTAGAAGGTAGTGGAAATCCAGGAGCGCGTAATGCAGGGAGAGTGCTCGGTAAGTCGATGTTCTTTATTGTGTTGTTTCTTGACGCGGCCAAGGGGGCATTGCCGATCCTCGTCTCGCGTGCCCTTGGATTCAGTCCCGAACTTATATTGTTGATGCTTTTCGCGGTCATACTTGGGCATTGTTTTCCGCTGTTTCATCGCTTGCGTGGAGGGAAAGGGGCGGCTTCTTTACTCGGCGGTATGATCGTCTTTCAGCCACTTGTCTTGCTGTTAGCCCTTATTTTTTCAGGGCTGTTGTACTCGTGGATTCGTCAGAAAACGAAAGCGGCTGTGCTTGGACTGTCGGCCATTATTCCAGCTATTTTTATTGGCTACGGTGAATGGGCGGGAATTGTTGCTATCTGTTTGGTTGCGCTAGTCGTCTATACACATCGTAGTTATTTCATTAACTAG
- a CDS encoding alcohol dehydrogenase catalytic domain-containing protein: MKAVTFQGKKSMVTKEVKAPSIQENSDVIVRITTSGICGSDLHLYHGGIVPEKDYVVGHEPMGIVEEVGSEVKTLKKGDRIVVPFNIGCGECFFCQHEMESQCDESNPHGEVGGLFGFAEPNGNFPGGQAEYLRVPYADFTSFKVPENSELDDEHLALLSDVIPTAYWSVLHSGLKKGDTAIILGSGPIGLMAQKFAWMQGAKRVISVDHVDYRLDHAKKTNKVETYNFKEHDDIGKLLHEETKGGADVVIDCVGMDGTVQPGETFRSSGDNQFGTISPIVTASQVVRKFGTVQLTGVYATDANNFPLGDFFTRNVSLKMGQAPVIHLMPELFKKIEAKEFDPTDIITHKVKLEDAADAYSIFDKKEDGCIKVLIQP, from the coding sequence ATGAAAGCAGTAACATTTCAAGGAAAGAAGTCGATGGTCACAAAAGAAGTGAAAGCTCCGAGTATCCAAGAAAATAGTGATGTAATCGTACGCATTACGACAAGTGGTATTTGCGGATCGGATTTGCATCTGTACCATGGTGGGATTGTGCCCGAGAAAGATTATGTAGTCGGTCATGAACCGATGGGGATTGTCGAAGAAGTAGGTTCTGAAGTGAAAACATTAAAGAAAGGCGATCGTATCGTCGTTCCTTTTAATATAGGCTGTGGAGAATGTTTCTTCTGCCAACACGAAATGGAAAGTCAATGTGACGAATCCAATCCGCACGGTGAAGTAGGTGGGTTATTTGGTTTTGCTGAGCCAAACGGGAACTTCCCGGGAGGTCAAGCCGAATATTTACGTGTTCCATACGCAGATTTCACGTCATTTAAAGTACCGGAGAACAGCGAACTAGATGACGAGCATCTTGCCTTACTATCTGATGTTATTCCGACAGCGTATTGGAGTGTACTTCATAGCGGATTGAAAAAAGGCGATACCGCAATTATTCTTGGCTCCGGACCTATTGGATTAATGGCGCAGAAGTTTGCTTGGATGCAAGGCGCGAAACGAGTCATTTCAGTGGACCATGTAGATTATCGTTTAGACCATGCCAAGAAGACGAATAAAGTAGAAACGTATAATTTTAAAGAACATGACGACATCGGCAAATTATTGCATGAAGAAACGAAAGGTGGCGCAGACGTCGTCATTGATTGTGTAGGAATGGACGGAACTGTACAACCAGGCGAAACATTCAGATCTAGTGGAGATAACCAATTTGGAACGATCAGCCCGATTGTCACGGCTTCACAAGTCGTAAGGAAATTTGGTACGGTGCAATTGACAGGTGTCTATGCGACAGACGCCAACAACTTCCCACTGGGTGATTTCTTCACACGCAATGTTTCTTTGAAAATGGGACAAGCGCCCGTTATTCACTTAATGCCTGAGTTATTTAAAAAGATCGAAGCAAAAGAATTCGATCCGACAGATATTATTACGCATAAAGTAAAATTGGAAGACGCAGCAGATGCTTATTCTATTTTTGATAAGAAAGAAGACGGTTGTATCAAAGTATTGATTCAGCCTTAA
- a CDS encoding acyl-CoA dehydrogenase family protein — protein MKRPFMTEEHEQLRKSVQKFLQKEAVPYIDEWEKAQQVPRSFWKKAAAQGLIAPSVEEKYGGIGADFGYAVVINEEFEKVASGIGGIGLHNDIVIPYIQSFGSAEQKERWLTKAVTGDMISAIAMTEPGTGSDLAAVRTTAIRKGDHYIINGEKTFITNGSSADFVIVVCKTDPTASPAHKGISLLVVEEGMPGFTRGKKLNKVGQHANDTSELIFEDVAVPAENLLGEEGKGFYYLMEKLQQERLMCSIQSVASVQKMLDITLAYVKERQAFGKRIGDFQNTQFKMAEMQTKAIIGQTFVDRLIIEHIQGKNVVDEVSMAKWWTSDLAQDVAIQCMQFHGGYGYMEEYEIARRYRDVAVSSIYAGTNEIMKVIIAKNMGL, from the coding sequence ATGAAGCGACCATTTATGACGGAAGAGCATGAACAGCTCCGAAAATCAGTGCAGAAGTTTTTGCAGAAGGAAGCCGTACCTTATATAGATGAGTGGGAGAAAGCACAGCAAGTGCCTCGATCATTTTGGAAGAAAGCTGCCGCCCAAGGATTGATCGCACCATCCGTTGAAGAAAAATACGGCGGGATAGGCGCGGATTTTGGCTATGCTGTCGTCATTAATGAAGAGTTTGAAAAAGTGGCAAGCGGCATCGGTGGAATTGGATTGCATAATGATATTGTCATTCCTTATATACAATCCTTTGGTTCGGCCGAACAGAAAGAGCGTTGGCTCACGAAAGCTGTAACCGGAGATATGATTAGTGCCATTGCAATGACGGAGCCAGGCACAGGTTCCGATCTCGCTGCAGTGCGGACGACTGCGATAAGAAAGGGAGACCATTATATTATTAATGGAGAAAAGACATTCATCACGAATGGCTCTTCTGCCGACTTCGTTATTGTCGTCTGTAAAACGGATCCTACCGCGTCACCTGCTCATAAAGGCATCAGCTTGCTCGTAGTGGAAGAAGGAATGCCTGGGTTTACAAGAGGGAAGAAACTCAATAAAGTAGGACAGCATGCGAATGACACGAGTGAATTGATATTTGAAGATGTAGCGGTTCCGGCAGAAAACCTTCTGGGTGAGGAAGGGAAAGGGTTCTACTATTTGATGGAGAAACTCCAGCAAGAAAGGTTAATGTGCTCCATTCAAAGTGTAGCTTCTGTACAGAAAATGCTAGATATTACATTAGCGTATGTAAAAGAGCGACAGGCTTTCGGCAAGCGGATCGGTGATTTCCAAAATACGCAATTTAAAATGGCAGAGATGCAAACGAAGGCCATCATTGGTCAAACATTTGTTGATCGTTTAATTATCGAGCATATTCAAGGCAAAAACGTCGTAGATGAAGTATCGATGGCGAAATGGTGGACGAGTGATTTGGCACAAGACGTGGCGATTCAGTGTATGCAATTTCATGGTGGCTATGGCTATATGGAAGAATACGAAATCGCTAGAAGGTATCGCGATGTGGCAGTCAGTTCGATTTATGCCGGGACGAATGAAATTATGAAAGTGATTATTGCGAAGAATATGGGGCTATGA
- a CDS encoding class I adenylate-forming enzyme family protein, with the protein MDIGLSLSRNARRIPEKTAVIYEDRRYTYRELNQEVNKLSHGLIQHGVKKGDKVALMMKNSDTFIIVYYAILKAGAITVPVNFRLTATEVSYILDDSDASVVLFDEEYASLIDQATATNSKINLKITTGATAISDQVLYQDVVQNRTDDPEISVDEADDAEILYTSGTTGYPKGALFDHHRVLHVAFNTSLILKINPDDILLHAAPLFHSAQLNLFLVPGIYLGCTQVVHQNFEPQKVLQAIDQYKISFFFGVPTMYNFLLQVPDKQQYDLSSVTRCGYGAAPMPVALLEQIMKLFSTDQFYNMCGQTEGGPGGGAFLLPADHKDKIGTGGKASLNTEIRVVDDHDEDILPGEVGEFIIQSEMVMKGYYNKPEETAKAIRNGWLYTGDLATIDEDGFVTLVDRKKDMIVSGGENVYSTEVEQALYRHPQLLDSTVVGLPDPVWGEKVVAIVVAKKDETLDYAELKAFCKTHLADYKVPVEFIEEQEIPRNASGKVLKYRIREALVSNRPVNPHV; encoded by the coding sequence ATGGATATCGGATTATCACTTTCCCGTAACGCGCGCAGAATACCTGAGAAAACAGCAGTTATTTATGAGGATCGACGTTATACGTATCGCGAGCTGAATCAAGAGGTGAATAAACTTTCACATGGACTGATTCAGCATGGCGTGAAAAAAGGTGACAAAGTCGCGCTTATGATGAAAAACTCAGATACATTTATCATCGTCTACTATGCCATATTGAAAGCTGGAGCTATTACAGTACCCGTGAATTTCCGCTTAACCGCTACTGAAGTGTCGTATATTTTGGATGACAGTGATGCAAGTGTTGTGCTGTTTGATGAAGAGTATGCTTCGTTAATCGATCAAGCAACAGCGACAAATAGCAAAATCAATTTGAAAATCACAACAGGTGCTACAGCAATAAGTGACCAAGTCCTTTATCAAGATGTAGTACAAAATCGTACAGATGATCCCGAGATCTCTGTCGATGAAGCGGATGATGCAGAAATATTATATACATCCGGTACAACTGGCTATCCGAAAGGCGCGTTATTTGATCATCACCGTGTGCTTCATGTCGCCTTTAACACCTCTTTAATCCTCAAAATCAATCCCGATGACATATTGCTTCATGCGGCACCGTTGTTTCATTCCGCACAATTGAATTTATTTCTCGTACCAGGAATTTATTTAGGCTGCACGCAAGTCGTTCATCAAAACTTCGAACCTCAAAAAGTATTACAAGCAATCGATCAATATAAAATCAGCTTCTTCTTCGGTGTGCCGACGATGTATAATTTCTTGCTGCAAGTTCCAGATAAACAGCAATACGATCTATCTTCTGTTACACGATGTGGATACGGTGCGGCGCCGATGCCTGTCGCTTTGTTGGAACAGATCATGAAACTTTTCAGTACAGACCAGTTTTACAATATGTGTGGTCAGACAGAAGGCGGACCAGGTGGTGGTGCTTTTCTTCTGCCAGCAGATCATAAAGATAAAATCGGTACGGGTGGAAAAGCTTCGCTGAACACGGAAATACGCGTGGTGGATGATCATGATGAGGATATACTTCCTGGTGAAGTAGGAGAATTTATTATCCAAAGCGAGATGGTCATGAAAGGCTATTATAATAAACCAGAAGAAACGGCGAAAGCGATCCGGAACGGTTGGCTCTATACCGGTGATTTGGCGACGATCGACGAAGACGGTTTCGTTACATTAGTAGACAGAAAGAAAGATATGATCGTTTCTGGAGGAGAGAATGTCTACTCAACGGAAGTAGAACAAGCGCTGTATAGACATCCTCAACTGCTAGATTCAACAGTGGTCGGCTTACCGGACCCGGTGTGGGGAGAGAAAGTAGTCGCGATTGTAGTAGCAAAGAAAGACGAGACGCTCGATTATGCAGAGTTAAAAGCGTTCTGTAAAACCCATTTAGCGGATTATAAAGTGCCAGTTGAATTTATCGAAGAACAAGAGATCCCGAGAAATGCATCAGGGAAAGTATTGAAATATCGTATTCGGGAAGCACTAGTTTCCAATCGACCTGTTAATCCTCACGTATAA
- a CDS encoding CaiB/BaiF CoA transferase family protein produces MPLDAIRVLDLSRLLPGPYCSMLLADFGAEVIKVEEPNVGDYARAEYPKLGEDSALFHSLNRSKKSICLNLKAAEDQAKFLQLVKDSDVVIESFRPGVMKRLGLDYETLNEINPSLVYCAITGYGQEGPYAEMPGHDVNFLSYAGLLNMMGEQGGAPQIPATQIADIGGGAYPAAMGILLALFERQKTGKGQMVDISMMDGAISWMPTFFPNFLASRQESKRGELDLSGKLACYAVYETKDQKWLSVGALEPKFWREFCQVIGKEEFVPKVRDPIDVQTQMKKEIQEIMWQKTREEWMEIFEQISACVSPILSFGEVVENPHVKARGMIQEIEDPVLGVIQHIGTPIKLSRTPGKIKGAAPSLGEHTEEVLRGY; encoded by the coding sequence TTGCCATTAGACGCTATTCGGGTACTGGATTTATCTCGCTTATTACCAGGGCCATACTGTTCGATGCTTCTTGCCGATTTTGGTGCAGAGGTGATCAAAGTGGAAGAGCCTAACGTGGGTGATTATGCGCGGGCGGAATATCCGAAGCTAGGGGAAGATAGTGCGCTGTTTCATTCATTGAATCGTAGTAAGAAGAGTATTTGCCTTAATTTAAAAGCGGCAGAGGATCAAGCGAAGTTCTTACAGCTCGTGAAAGATTCGGATGTGGTGATTGAGTCATTCCGTCCTGGCGTGATGAAGCGGTTGGGGCTAGATTATGAAACGTTGAATGAAATTAACCCGAGTCTAGTGTACTGTGCGATCACGGGTTATGGGCAGGAGGGTCCATACGCGGAGATGCCGGGACATGATGTGAATTTTCTCAGTTACGCAGGATTGCTAAATATGATGGGGGAACAAGGAGGTGCGCCGCAAATTCCAGCCACACAAATCGCGGATATTGGTGGCGGGGCATATCCAGCGGCGATGGGAATTCTGCTTGCATTGTTTGAGAGACAGAAGACAGGAAAAGGCCAAATGGTCGATATCTCCATGATGGATGGGGCGATATCTTGGATGCCAACATTCTTCCCGAACTTTCTTGCGTCGAGGCAGGAGTCAAAAAGAGGCGAACTGGATTTAAGTGGAAAGCTTGCTTGCTATGCAGTCTATGAAACGAAAGATCAAAAATGGTTGTCTGTCGGCGCACTCGAACCGAAATTTTGGCGTGAGTTTTGTCAGGTGATTGGAAAAGAAGAGTTCGTCCCAAAGGTCCGTGATCCGATCGATGTGCAGACACAGATGAAAAAAGAAATTCAGGAAATTATGTGGCAGAAAACACGTGAGGAATGGATGGAGATTTTCGAACAGATCTCTGCATGTGTCTCACCCATTCTTTCATTTGGTGAAGTGGTAGAGAATCCGCACGTGAAAGCGCGTGGCATGATTCAGGAAATAGAGGATCCCGTGCTCGGAGTAATCCAGCATATCGGTACGCCTATTAAGCTATCGCGAACACCAGGGAAAATTAAAGGCGCTGCTCCAAGTTTAGGTGAACATACAGAAGAAGTTCTTCGGGGATACTAG
- a CDS encoding thiolase family protein translates to MREAVIVEWVRTPVGKRNGVLSTVRAEDLAAKPLAEVIKRAGIDAGLVEDVIFGCVSQVGEQSFDIARVAALQAGYPVEVPGTTVDRQCGSSQQAVHFAAQAIISGDMDVVVAGGVESMSRVPMGSTRLGVAFSEELTSKYEMVHQGESAERIAEQWEITREEMDRYSLESNEKAIAARKEGRFDSEIMPIEVTLPDGTNITVKDDEGPREDTTMEKLSKLKTPFRENGDVTAGNSSQISDGANAILLMSREKAEELGLKPKFKVLTRVVVGSDPTLMLTGPIPATQKALEKSGLTMEDIDVFEVNEAFSVVTIAWLKETGADPKKLNPNGGAIALGHPLGASGGRLMITMMSELERTGGRYGLQTMCEGHGMANATILERLE, encoded by the coding sequence ATGAGAGAAGCAGTAATTGTGGAGTGGGTAAGAACGCCAGTAGGAAAAAGAAATGGTGTATTGAGTACCGTGCGGGCTGAGGATTTGGCAGCTAAGCCGCTGGCAGAAGTAATCAAACGAGCTGGAATCGATGCCGGACTAGTAGAGGACGTAATCTTCGGCTGTGTATCGCAAGTAGGGGAACAATCCTTTGATATCGCGCGTGTCGCTGCTTTGCAGGCAGGATATCCAGTTGAAGTACCGGGGACTACAGTGGATAGACAATGTGGATCAAGTCAACAGGCTGTTCATTTCGCGGCGCAAGCGATTATTAGTGGAGATATGGATGTCGTCGTGGCAGGAGGCGTCGAGAGTATGTCTCGAGTACCGATGGGCAGTACTCGACTAGGCGTTGCATTCAGTGAAGAACTTACATCGAAATATGAAATGGTTCACCAAGGTGAGTCAGCCGAAAGAATTGCTGAACAGTGGGAGATCACAAGAGAAGAAATGGATCGTTACTCACTCGAAAGCAATGAGAAAGCTATCGCTGCTCGAAAAGAAGGTAGGTTTGATAGCGAAATCATGCCAATCGAGGTCACACTTCCTGACGGTACAAACATAACCGTGAAGGATGATGAAGGACCGAGGGAAGATACGACGATGGAAAAGCTCAGCAAGTTGAAAACTCCTTTTAGAGAAAATGGCGATGTGACGGCAGGAAACTCGAGCCAAATCAGCGACGGTGCCAATGCGATTTTGTTGATGTCACGTGAAAAAGCAGAAGAACTTGGATTGAAGCCGAAGTTTAAAGTACTCACGCGTGTAGTCGTAGGTTCCGATCCAACACTTATGCTAACAGGGCCAATACCTGCTACGCAAAAAGCATTGGAAAAGTCGGGACTGACTATGGAGGATATCGATGTGTTTGAAGTAAACGAGGCGTTTTCTGTTGTGACGATCGCATGGTTGAAAGAAACAGGTGCAGATCCAAAGAAGTTAAATCCTAACGGCGGGGCTATCGCTCTAGGTCATCCACTCGGTGCAAGCGGCGGACGTTTGATGATCACGATGATGAGTGAACTCGAACGAACAGGTGGCCGCTATGGTTTGCAGACAATGTGTGAAGGTCACGGCATGGCCAATGCGACCATTTTGGAAAGGTTGGAGTAA